The Streptomyces spororaveus genome includes a region encoding these proteins:
- a CDS encoding universal stress protein, with translation MEPVVTVGLDGSPESLAAARWAADEAARRKLTLRLLHAWPLLAPEPTHVPAEMDQNYWAKRIVHNAKAELQARHPGLSIVGNLVAEDAQEALLKAAAESDMTVLGSRGMEPVESYFLGDISMPVVARAERPVVLVRAGTREAGTSSAPGASGGVVVALKLHGPCDELLAFSFAAAAARGVPLQAVHGRSMPLHAHAPWGMDHDVTEKIRQDAQKLLNDALRPWREKFPSVEVTPGIGLESPTKVVVRTAEGAGLLVVGRRRHRPALAPPLGAVATAAIHHARCPVAVIPHD, from the coding sequence ATGGAGCCAGTCGTCACCGTGGGCCTCGACGGTTCACCCGAGAGCCTTGCCGCCGCCCGTTGGGCCGCTGACGAAGCCGCCCGCCGCAAGCTCACGCTGCGGTTGCTGCACGCGTGGCCCCTCCTGGCGCCGGAACCGACCCATGTTCCCGCCGAGATGGATCAGAACTACTGGGCGAAGCGGATCGTGCACAACGCGAAGGCCGAGCTCCAGGCGCGCCACCCGGGCCTTTCCATCGTCGGCAACCTGGTCGCCGAAGATGCCCAGGAGGCGCTGCTGAAGGCGGCAGCGGAGTCCGATATGACGGTGCTCGGCTCGCGGGGGATGGAGCCCGTCGAGAGCTATTTCCTGGGCGACATCAGCATGCCCGTCGTGGCACGGGCCGAGCGGCCGGTGGTCCTGGTACGCGCCGGGACGCGCGAAGCGGGGACATCGTCCGCTCCAGGCGCCTCGGGCGGCGTAGTGGTGGCGCTGAAACTGCACGGTCCGTGCGACGAACTGCTCGCATTCTCCTTCGCCGCCGCCGCGGCACGGGGTGTTCCCCTGCAAGCCGTCCACGGCCGAAGCATGCCCCTCCACGCTCACGCTCCCTGGGGCATGGACCACGACGTGACCGAGAAGATCAGGCAGGATGCGCAGAAGCTCCTGAATGACGCTCTCCGCCCCTGGCGCGAGAAGTTCCCGAGCGTGGAGGTAACTCCCGGTATCGGTCTTGAAAGCCCTACCAAGGTCGTGGTCCGAACCGCAGAGGGTGCCGGACTACTGGTTGTCGGCCGACGCAGGCACCGCCCCGCCCTGGCTCCCCCATTGGGTGCAGTGGCCACTGCCGCAATCCATCACGCACGCTGCCCCGTCGCCGTCATTCCCCATGACTGA